ACCTGAAAATTAGTTCGCCTTCTCTTCCAGCATCGCAGGCGTTGATGAGCGCCTCCACATCCTGGCGCTTGATAAGTTTTTGAATTACTCTCAGTCGGTCTCGATTGCCTTCCAACACCTTAAGCTTGAACTCTTCAGGAATAACTGGCAAAAGCACCAGTCGCCAGACCTTGAGTTTCTTGTCGTAATCTTCAGGCTCTGCAAGGCCTACCAGATGCCCCAGTGCCCAGGTGATGACGTAGGTTTCATTTTCCAAATACTCTTTATGGTTAGTAAACTTTCCCAGAGCCGAAGCAATGTCTCTGGCTACGCTTGGTTTTTCGGTAATAATCAGCTTTTTTGCCACTGCAATCCACCTTTCCAGATTTTAACTGTCTCCACGACCCCTCCCGGGCTGGCGATACGGCCGGTAGGGCAAAGGAACATATTCAACAGAAGGCCGCTGTTGGGGAGGCTGAGGATAGAGTTCCATCAACTCGTAAATATCCTCGGGAAGCTCATCTTTAACCGGAAGACCCATTTCCTTGGCCATTTCCACAGTTATCGGAAAGTCATGAGTCCAGCGCCCTCAGAAAGGGTCCTGGCAAGCTCACGAGCCCTTTCCTCCGGCATTTTATCCTTGATGAGATTAAACACCACGTTGTAAACCTGGTCAATTGCCTTCCTGGCCACATCACCCAGAATTAAGGTCTGGTCGTCACGGTTGGGGTTGGGCTCTTCGAGAGCTTTTAATATGGATGCTGCCGGATACTGCCCGTGCACAGTACCGATTTGAGGGTCTACGGGACCCAGCACTGCATTGGGATCCATAATGATTTCATCAGCAGCCAATGCAATAAGCGTTCCTCCTGACATAGCGTAGTGGGGAACAAAAACGGTGACCTTAGCGGGGTGCCGCTTAATAGCCCAGGCAATTTGCTCAGCAGCCAGGACCAAACCACCCGGGGTATGCAAGATAAGATCGATAGGCATATCCTGCGGGGTAAGGTGTATAGCCCGCAATATTTTTTCCGAATCCTCAATGTTAATGTAACGAGCGACAGGTAGCCCCAAGAAGCTCACCGATTCCTGGCGATGAATCATAGCAATGACTCGAGAACGCCTCTTGCGTTCTAAGTTGCGAATGGCGGCCAACCGCTGTTGTTCTATCATCTTGCGCTGCAGAGCTGGAAAACAAACACTGAAAAGAATCAAAAGAAAAATGATATCCCAGAACACAATATGCACCTCCCTAAAAGACTCAATTAGTAGAGGGTAATCCCCCGATTACGAATTTTGCCCTCTTCAAAGAGGTCTCCCCCGAAGCTATCATAAGCAACAATCAGGGGGAAATCACGCACAAAAAGCCGCAGGAGAGCCTGTGCCCCCAGGTCTTCATAAGCCAGAACGTCCCTGCGCAACACAAACTGGGCAAGGTATGCTCCAGCACCACCACAGGCAATGAAGTACACTGCAAGGTGTTTTTCCAGAAGTTTTTTCACCTCTTCGCTGCGAGCTCCTTTACCAATGGTTGCCCTAACTCCCAGTTTCAATAGTTCCTCAACTGTTGCGTCCATTCGGGAACTGGTGGTCGGCCCAACTGAGCCAATCACCTTCCCCGGCGGAGTGGGAGTTGGACCCGCGTAGTAAATGGTTGCACCTTTTACTTCAAAAGGTAGTTCTTTGCCCTTTTTGAGGTCTTCCAGCATACGGCGGTGTGTAGCGTCCCGAGCCACGTAAATGTCGCCACTCAAATACACTATGTCACCTACTCGCAAATTTCGAGTATCATCAACTGAAAGGGGTGTTTTCAAAACAAATTCCCGATTTTTTTCTGCTTGCTCTTCCATACCTTTCACCACCTGAGCGTCTTCTGGCGGAAAACATGGCAACTCGCTACCAAACCCACCGGAAAGCTGGCTATATGACACGGATAAACCTCTATCCTAACCTCAAGACAGGTATTCTTACCACCTACTCCCTGAGGACCAATGCCCAGGAGATTTATCTTTTCCTTCATACGTTCCTCAACCTGTGCATAGCGAGGGTCCGGGTTTTTTGACCCCAGAGGCCTACTCAAAGCCCGAGAAGCAAGATACATAGCATATGCAGCATTACCACCTACTCCAATACCCACCACAAGCGGTGGGCAAGCCTGAGCCGCTTTGCGGTCCAGCTCGCGCAAAACGAAACGCTCCAGGTCTTCTACAGAGCTTCCCGGATTTAAAACACCCAGGGAACTAATGTTATCACAGCCTCCACCCTTCACCAGCAAGTTTATTTCCAGTTCTTCTTCCCCTTCAAAATCAAAGAAATAAACCGGAGGCGTATTATCACGGGTGTTGACTCCGAAAAAAGGGTCAGCAATGATTGATTTCCGAAAATACGCCTTTTGATATGCGCGACGTATCCCTTCGGCAATGGCCTCTTTAAGACTGCCCCCTTCAATCTTCACTGCCTGGCCTATTTTCACCTCTACCTGGACCATTCCAGTATCCTGACACAGGGGAAGCCTATTCTCTTCTGCTACCACATAGTTTTCGAGAATCTGAGAAACCATTTCCTGGGCCACTTTCTCCCCCTCGTTGGTAAGCACCTGGAGCATTTTTTGACGCAAGACTTCCGAAGCAACTATGTTTATCTCTATAAGAGCCTGCTCCACTCGCTCAGCTATTTCCTCGAAAGTAATCTTTTTCACGTTCCACCACCTTCCGGGCTAATCACAAAACCCTCCTTTTGCATCAAAGCAGTAATTTCCCTGGCTCTTTGAATAAGAAAACGCGATTCTCTCTCTATTTCTTCCAGAGAAACATCCCTTTGCGCTATTCCCTCTTCCAGAGCAACCCGGGCCACCGCTTTAGCCTCTTCCACATACACTTCCCACTCTTCCATACTGGGAATGATGTAATCCTCGTTTAACCCCTTCCGACGGGCAAATTCATAAAGCGACTTTGCCGCCGCAAGGCACATGGAATCGGTGATGGTGCGAGCCTGAACGCTCAACACTCCCCGAAAAACACCAGGAAAACCCAGGGAGTTGTTGACCTGGTTCGGGAAATCAGAACGACCAGTTGCCACAATCCTGGCACCAGCCTCTTTGGCTTCCCAAGGCCAGATCTCTGGTACTGGATTAGCACAGGCAAAAACGATTGCCTCGCTGTTCATCTGGGCCACCCATTCCGGCTTAATGACCCCAGGACCAGGCGTAGAAAGAGCAATCAAAACATCCCTACCCCTTATCGCTTCTTCCTTGCCACCTACCAGATTTTCCCCATTGGTCACCTGGCAAAGTTCCCACTTCCAAGGATGGCTCTCCTCCAGGTCTTTTCTTCCCCTGTGCAGGGTCCCCTTACTATCACAAAGCACCAGGTTTTCAGGAGGTACGCCGACTGCAATCAGGAGGTGAGCAATTCTCAGGTTAGAAGCCCCAGCACCTATCAAAGCAACTTTAACCTGGTCCGGAGCTTTGCCAACTACATCCAGCGCACCCAGAAAAGCTGCAATGGTGACCAGAGCCGTTCCCTGCTGGTCATCATGCCACACCGGGATATCAAGGGTTTTTCGAAGCGTTTCCAGGACCGCAAAACACTGGGGTTGGGCTATATCTTCAAGGTTAATGCCCCCAAAGGTGGGAGAAATAGCTTGAACCAGCGCAATGAGCTCTTCAGGGTTCCGGGTGCGGACACAAATCGGCCATGCGTCCACTCCCCCAAGATACCTGAAAAGGAGTGCCTTCCCCTCCATAACCGGGAGAGCCGCTTCCGGGCCGATGTCACCAAGCCCCAGAACCCTGCTCCCATCAGAAACCACCGCTACTGTGTTCCAGCGGTTTGTGTACTGAAAAGAAAGTTCTCTATCCTCTGCAATCGCCCGGCTTACTGCAGCAACTCCTGGAGTATACCACAGCGCAAAGTCCTGGTAATCGCGTACCGGGCATTTGAGCAGTGTCTCTATCTTCCCGCGGTAAAAACGATGCAATGCCCTTGATTTGTCAAAAAGTTCCTGAGTTTTCAGATTTCCTTCCTTTACCATTTCCAACCCTCTTTCCTTTTGCATTAAAAACACAACAGGAATATACTCTATAAAAGCCCCAAAAAGCAACCAGGAAGAAAGGAGCAAAGCCAAAATGAAATTTCTCTGGATGGGAGCGATGGTATTTTGCTTCACCTTTTTCGTGCTGTCAAGTTTTGCTCAGGAAAGGCCGGTCGAGCTCCATTATGCAGTGATGCTTAAAGGAGAGAAAATCGGCGAAATCCTGTTGCGGGTTTTTCCCAACCCCGAAAACCCGGAAGAAATATATCTTCACCAGGTACAAACACTTGAGAAAATGCCCGGCATACCTGCAGGAACCAGGATAGAAGAAGCAACCCTGTTCAATACAAAACAGAAAAAACCCCTGCGTTACGTGGTTGAACAGACCTTTGCTCAGCAAAAAAGCACCAGCATTTTCGAATTTCAATACCAGAAAAACCAGATCAACCTGATACAAAGAATTGGTAATACCAGTAACCAGCAATCAATACCCCTTCAGGGAGGTGTACTGGATCCCCTTTCGCTTCTTTTCCTCCTGCCACAGGAAAACTGGGAAACAGAACCCACCCATTCCTATAATCTCCTAAACTCCGGGAAAATAGTTGCCAGACTCCTTCAAAAAGATGTAGCGGTTCCTACTTCCTTGGACACTTTTCAATGTTATCAGGTAGAACTGGGCAAGGAAGGTCTATCACAAATTATATACCTTAACGAACAGGAAAAACTCATAGTCCGCATGGAATCCGCTTCGTTGGCAGGTCCTGTGGTAACTTTGCTTGAAGAGATAAGCCCCCTTTCTGTATTTCAGGTTCCCGAACTCATTACCATTCAGCCCTCACTACCAGCACAACCTCGGTCTTTATCCGAAACAAGCGAATTTACAGAAAAAGAGGTAGTCTTCCCCAGTCAGGACATAATGCTGAGCGGAACCCTAACCTTCCCCCGTGGAAAACCACCCTTTCCTGCCGTACTCCTCATTGCTGGTTCGGGACCGGTGGACCGCAACGAAAATGTCCCTCAGGGAATAACGCTCAACACCTTTTCCGAGCTGGCTCAGCGGCTGGCAGAATGTGGTTTTGCAGTGTTGCGCTATGATAAAAGAGGAGTGGGCAAAAGTGGAGGAGATTTTGCATCCAGCGGCCTCTATGACCTGGTAGAAGATGCCCGGAGTGCCCTGGAGTTCCTTACAGCGCAGCCTGAAATAGACCCTCAAAAAGTAGCGCTTCTGGGTCACAGTGAAGGTGGAACCATTGCTTGCATGGTTGCCGCTCAAAGCCCCATTGCATCCGCGCTGGTACTTATGGCAACTCCAGCACGTTCACTGGTTGAGCTGGTAAAAGAACAAATAACCTATTTATACCTGATTTCGGGAGTAAAGGATTCCCGGGTCATTCAGGAAGCCATAGCTCAGCAGGAAAAAATCTTTGAGGCCCTGGCCCAGGGCAAAAAGGACGTGGAAGGTGTTCCCATACCGCTTTGGAAATGGTGGAAGGACTATCTCCACTTCAATCCTCAGGAGTGGTTCCAGAAAATCCGGATTCCTACCCTGATTCTACAGGGAGAAAAAGATTACCAGGTAAAAACCGAGGATGCCCTGAAAATTGCTGCCATACTGAAGCAAAACGGCGTGACTTACGAGTTAGCAATTCTCCCCAACCTGGATCACCTCTTCAGACCAGTAAAGGGAGAGTTTTCCTCACCCGAAGAATATCTGGACACATCGAGAACAATACCTCAGGAAGTGTTTCAAAAGATTTGTACCTTCTTAAAAAACAACTTGTAGAAAAGAGAGAATTAAAAAGCCCGTGCACTCCTGCACGGGCTTTTTAATTAGCGAGTCTCACGGTGTAGAGTGTGCTTTTGACAGTGGGGGCAGTATTTTCGAAACTCCAGACGCCCCTGTTTGTTGCGTTTATTCTTGCTACCCTGATAGTTCCGTCGTCGACACTCCGTACATTCAAAAGTTATGGTTTCCTGCATGGAACAGCAACCTCCACAGTTACTCTATAATCTCAGTTACTACACCTGCTCCAACCGTTCTACCACCTTCACGAATAGCAAAGCGCAATCCTTTCTCCATGGCAATGGGGTAGATGAGCTTTACTTCCAGGTTGGCATTGTCTCCAGGCATGACCATTTCCACACCTTCAGGGAGTTTGATTTCTCCAGTAACGTCAGTGGTGCGGAAATAGAACTGGGGACGATAACCGTTGAAGAAGGGGGTATGTCGTCCACCCTCTTCTTTGGTGAGCACATAGACTTCAGCTTTGAAGTGGGTATGTGGAGTGATAGAACCAGGTGCAGCCAGAACCTGTCCTCGCTCTACCTCTTTCTTCTCAATACCTCGCAGCAGAACACCAATGTTGTCTCCGGCCTGGGCTTCATCGAGGATTTTGCGGAACATCTCAATGCCGGTGACCACGGTCTTTTTGATCTCATGAGAAAGTCCCACAATTTCCACCTGGTCACCAAGGTGCAGGACTCCACGCTCCACTCTTCCGGTAACCACAGTACCA
This portion of the Thermatribacter velox genome encodes:
- a CDS encoding FumA C-terminus/TtdB family hydratase beta subunit, whose translation is MEEQAEKNREFVLKTPLSVDDTRNLRVGDIVYLSGDIYVARDATHRRMLEDLKKGKELPFEVKGATIYYAGPTPTPPGKVIGSVGPTTSSRMDATVEELLKLGVRATIGKGARSEEVKKLLEKHLAVYFIACGGAGAYLAQFVLRRDVLAYEDLGAQALLRLFVRDFPLIVAYDSFGGDLFEEGKIRNRGITLY
- a CDS encoding fumarate hydratase; translated protein: MKKITFEEIAERVEQALIEINIVASEVLRQKMLQVLTNEGEKVAQEMVSQILENYVVAEENRLPLCQDTGMVQVEVKIGQAVKIEGGSLKEAIAEGIRRAYQKAYFRKSIIADPFFGVNTRDNTPPVYFFDFEGEEELEINLLVKGGGCDNISSLGVLNPGSSVEDLERFVLRELDRKAAQACPPLVVGIGVGGNAAYAMYLASRALSRPLGSKNPDPRYAQVEERMKEKINLLGIGPQGVGGKNTCLEVRIEVYPCHIASFPVGLVASCHVFRQKTLRW
- a CDS encoding NADP-dependent malic enzyme codes for the protein MVKEGNLKTQELFDKSRALHRFYRGKIETLLKCPVRDYQDFALWYTPGVAAVSRAIAEDRELSFQYTNRWNTVAVVSDGSRVLGLGDIGPEAALPVMEGKALLFRYLGGVDAWPICVRTRNPEELIALVQAISPTFGGINLEDIAQPQCFAVLETLRKTLDIPVWHDDQQGTALVTIAAFLGALDVVGKAPDQVKVALIGAGASNLRIAHLLIAVGVPPENLVLCDSKGTLHRGRKDLEESHPWKWELCQVTNGENLVGGKEEAIRGRDVLIALSTPGPGVIKPEWVAQMNSEAIVFACANPVPEIWPWEAKEAGARIVATGRSDFPNQVNNSLGFPGVFRGVLSVQARTITDSMCLAAAKSLYEFARRKGLNEDYIIPSMEEWEVYVEEAKAVARVALEEGIAQRDVSLEEIERESRFLIQRAREITALMQKEGFVISPEGGGT
- a CDS encoding alpha/beta hydrolase family protein; this encodes MKFLWMGAMVFCFTFFVLSSFAQERPVELHYAVMLKGEKIGEILLRVFPNPENPEEIYLHQVQTLEKMPGIPAGTRIEEATLFNTKQKKPLRYVVEQTFAQQKSTSIFEFQYQKNQINLIQRIGNTSNQQSIPLQGGVLDPLSLLFLLPQENWETEPTHSYNLLNSGKIVARLLQKDVAVPTSLDTFQCYQVELGKEGLSQIIYLNEQEKLIVRMESASLAGPVVTLLEEISPLSVFQVPELITIQPSLPAQPRSLSETSEFTEKEVVFPSQDIMLSGTLTFPRGKPPFPAVLLIAGSGPVDRNENVPQGITLNTFSELAQRLAECGFAVLRYDKRGVGKSGGDFASSGLYDLVEDARSALEFLTAQPEIDPQKVALLGHSEGGTIACMVAAQSPIASALVLMATPARSLVELVKEQITYLYLISGVKDSRVIQEAIAQQEKIFEALAQGKKDVEGVPIPLWKWWKDYLHFNPQEWFQKIRIPTLILQGEKDYQVKTEDALKIAAILKQNGVTYELAILPNLDHLFRPVKGEFSSPEEYLDTSRTIPQEVFQKICTFLKNNL
- the rpmG gene encoding 50S ribosomal protein L33 encodes the protein MQETITFECTECRRRNYQGSKNKRNKQGRLEFRKYCPHCQKHTLHRETR